A genomic window from Silene latifolia isolate original U9 population chromosome Y, ASM4854445v1, whole genome shotgun sequence includes:
- the LOC141633894 gene encoding ras-related protein YPT3-like — protein MSGNRADDDYDYLFKMVLIGDSGVGKSNLLSRFTKNEFNLESKSTIGVEFATRSLNIDSKVIKAQIWDTAGQERYRAITSAYYRGAVGALLVYDVTRKVTFENTARWLRELRDHTDPNIVAMLIGNKSDLRHLVAVSTEEGKTFAEHEGLFFMETSALEATNVDHAFSEVLTQIHHIVSKKAVEAGDGSASVVPSQGESIDIKNEGSAWKKMGCCSN, from the exons ATGTCGGGGAATAGAGCAGATGATGACTATGATTACTTGTTTAAGATGGTTTTAATTGGGGATTCTGGAGTTGGAAAGTCTAATCTGCTTTCAAGGTTTACAAAGAATGAGTTTAATCTTGAGTCTAAATCTACTATTGGTGTTGAATTTGCTACTCGAAGTTTGAATATTGATTCTAAGGTTATTAAAGCTCAGATTTGGGATACTGCTGGTCAAGAAAG GTACCGAGCTATTACCAGTGCCTATTATCGAGGAGCTGTCGGTGCTTTACTCGTCTACGATGTCACCCGGAAAGTTACATTTGAGAACACTGCAAGGTGGTTAAGAGAGCTGCGAGACCACACCGACCCCAACATCGTAGCCATGCTTATCGGCAACAAGTCAGATCTACGACATCTCGTGGCCGTGTCAACAGAGGAAGGCAAGACTTTTGCCGAGCATGAAGGGCTCTTCTTTATGGAAACGTCTGCTCTTGAGGCAACTAATGTGGACCACGCTTTCTCCGAAGTTCTTACTCAGATCCATCATATTGTGAGCAAGAAGGCAGTTGAAGCTGGTGACGGTTCTGCCTCAGTTGTTCCGTCTCAAGGGGAGAGTATTGATATTAAAAATGAGGGCTCGGCTTGGAAGAAGATGGGGTGCTGCTCAAACTAA